A genomic stretch from Theobroma cacao cultivar B97-61/B2 chromosome 4, Criollo_cocoa_genome_V2, whole genome shotgun sequence includes:
- the LOC18603159 gene encoding transcriptional regulator SUPERMAN — protein MESGKQGSSDASSEENDRVDRVKGDTAATTKRSYECTFCKRGFTNAQALGGHMNIHRKDRAKAKQPTSSSVPSEPMNEDYMNPGYLPPISTEPPKYYPVLEAQRNYHMYLQPPVSSPTLPYGYYESDFLVPARSQSLSMNEELLGANLSLQIGPTHVDDREVRRGIIKEDEVDLELRLGHHP, from the coding sequence ATGGAATCAGGGAAACAAGGAAGCTCGGATGCTTCAAGTGAAGAAAACGATCGGGTTGATCGAGTCAAGGGCGACACGGCTGCAACCACCAAACGTTCCTACGAGTGTACTTTTTGCAAGCGAGGCTTCACCAACGCTCAGGCCTTAGGGGGACACATGAACATACATCGCAAAGATCGAGCCAAGGCCAAGCAACCAACGAGTTCTTCGGTCCCAAGTGAGCCAATGAATGAGGACTACATGAACCCTGGATATCTGCCACCAATTTCGACCGAACCGCCAAAGTATTACCCGGTTTTGGAGGCTCAACGGAACTATCACATGTATCTTCAGCCACCAGTGTCTAGCCCTACACTCCCATATGGTTACTATGAAAGTGATTTTCTTGTCCCTGCCAGGTCGCAATCTCTGAGCATGAATGAAGAGCTTTTGGGTGCAAATTTGAGCCTACAAATTGGCCCTACGCATGTAGATGATCGTGAAGTGAGGAGGGGAATTATAAAAGAAGATGAAGTGGATTTGGAGCTTCGACTCGGTCACCATCCATAG